Proteins encoded in a region of the Bubalus bubalis isolate 160015118507 breed Murrah chromosome 9, NDDB_SH_1, whole genome shotgun sequence genome:
- the C9H5orf63 gene encoding glutaredoxin-like protein C5orf63 homolog isoform X1, with translation MLWFQGNSMQLAKHSFQLLLRNLSASKTALPVLTLFTKDPCPLCDEAKEVLEPYRNRFILQEVDITLPENSAWYDRYKFDIPVFHLNGQFLMMHRVNLSTLEKQLQKLEQQGAGS, from the exons ATGCTCTGGTTTCAAGGAAATAGCATGCAACTTGCCAAACACTCCTTTCAActgctcttgagaaatctctctGCCTCAAAGACTGCTCTGCCTGTGCTGACCTTATTCACAAAG GATCCATGTCCCCTTTGTGATGAAGCCAAGGAAGTACTGGAGCCTTACAGAAACCGG TTTATTTTACAGGAGGTGGACATCACACTTCCAGAAAACTCTGCTTGGTATGACAGGTATAAATTTGACATCCCTGTCTTTCATTTGAATGGCCAGTTTCTGATGATGCATCGAGTAAACCTCTCAACACTTGAAAAACAGCTCCAGAAACTTGAGCAGCAAGGTGCAGGAAGCTGA
- the C9H5orf63 gene encoding glutaredoxin-like protein C5orf63 homolog isoform X2 → MLWFQGNSMQLAKHSFQLLLRNLSASKTALPVLTLFTKDPCPLCDEAKEVLEPYRNREVDITLPENSAWYDRYKFDIPVFHLNGQFLMMHRVNLSTLEKQLQKLEQQGAGS, encoded by the exons ATGCTCTGGTTTCAAGGAAATAGCATGCAACTTGCCAAACACTCCTTTCAActgctcttgagaaatctctctGCCTCAAAGACTGCTCTGCCTGTGCTGACCTTATTCACAAAG GATCCATGTCCCCTTTGTGATGAAGCCAAGGAAGTACTGGAGCCTTACAGAAACCGG GAGGTGGACATCACACTTCCAGAAAACTCTGCTTGGTATGACAGGTATAAATTTGACATCCCTGTCTTTCATTTGAATGGCCAGTTTCTGATGATGCATCGAGTAAACCTCTCAACACTTGAAAAACAGCTCCAGAAACTTGAGCAGCAAGGTGCAGGAAGCTGA